Proteins encoded in a region of the Sander lucioperca isolate FBNREF2018 chromosome 18, SLUC_FBN_1.2, whole genome shotgun sequence genome:
- the LOC116042447 gene encoding alcohol dehydrogenase 1-like, which produces MATAGKVIKCKAAVAWEPNKPLVIEEIEVAPPQANEVRIKVVATAVCHTDLHHLLESMSKDGFPVVLGHEAAGIVESVGSGVTEFQPGDKVIPLFISQCGECRFCKSPKTNQCEKGWAATGHDVMASSNYRLTCKGKKILQFAGTSTFSEYTVVNQMAVAKIDPTAPLDKVCLLGCGVCTGYGAAVNTAKVEPGSTCAVFGLGAVGLAAVMGCKAAGAKKIIAVDINPEKFEKAKVFGATDFVNPKDHSKPISQVLSEMTNGGVDFSLECVGNVGVMRSALESCVQGWGVSVIVGWTNLEDCSTRPIQLIAGRTWKGSVFGGFKGKYGVPQLVEAYLDKKVKVDEFITHNMTLDQVNDAIELMKQGKCIRTVLHVSPQ; this is translated from the exons ATGGCCACAGCTGGTAAG GTCATCAAGTGCAAGGCAGCAGTGGCGTGGGAGCCCAACAAGCCTTTGGTGATTGAGGAGATTGAGGTAGCCCCGCCCCAAGCCAACGAGGTCCGCATCAAG GTTGTGGCGACTGCTGTGTGCCATACGGACCTGCACCACCTTTTGGAGAGTATGTCTAAAGACGGCTTCCCTGTAGTCCTCGGGCATGAGGCAGCCGGCATCGTAGAGAGCGTCGGTTCTGGAGTCACTGAATTTCAGCCAG gAGACAAGGTTATCCCTTTATTCATCTCCCAGTGTGGAGAATGTCGCTTCTGTAAGAGTCCAAAGACCAACCAGTGTGAGAAAGGATG GGCTGCTACTGGTCATGATGTGATGGCATCATCAAACTACAGGCTTACCTGTAAGGGGAAGAAGATTCTGCAGTTTGCGGGAACCAGTACCTTCTCTGAGTACACTGTGGTTAACCAGATGGCTGTGGCGAAGATCGACCCCACTGCCCCTCTGGACAAAGTCTGTCTCCTTGgatgtggggtctgcacaggaTATGGAGCTGCGGTTAATACTGCTAAG GTGGAACCGGGCTCCACATGTGCTGTGTTTGGCCTTGGAGCTGTGGGTTTGGCTGCAGTCATGGGCTGCAAGGCTGCAGGAGCCAAGAAGATTATCGCTGTTGACATCAATCCAGAGAAGTTTGAGAAGGCCAAGGTGTTTGGTGCGACTGACTTTGTGAACCCCAAGGATCACAGTAAACCCATCAGCCAAGTGCTGTCTGAGATGACCAATGGAGGAGTGGACTTCTCTCTGGAATGTGTTGGGAATGTGGGAGTCATG CGCAGTGCCTTGGAGTCCTGTGTTCAAGGTTGGGGTGTCAGCGTGATTGTTGGCTGGACGAACTTAGAAGACTGTTCTACCCGACCCATTCAGCTCATCGCTGGACGCACATGGAAGGGCTCTGTGTTTGGAG GCTTTAAGGGTAAGTATGGTGTTCCTCAGCTGGTTGAAGCCTACCTGGACAAGAAGGTGAAGGTGGATGAGTTCATCACTCACAACATGACTTTGGACCAAGTCAATGATGCTATTGAACTGATGAAGCAAGGCAAATG CATCCGGACGGTCCTGCATGTTTCTCCACAATAA
- the metap1 gene encoding methionine aminopeptidase 1, whose protein sequence is MASIEARRECETDGCGQDAKLQCPTCIKLGIQGSYFCSQECFKGSWVSHKLLHKKAKEDKNQNESKNCVENNINTDPWPGYRYTGKLHPYYPLTPMRPVPGDIQRPDYADHPRGISESEQFLKGTSQIKILCPEDIEAMRVVSKLAREVLDIAAVLVKPGATTEEIDHAVHLACIARNCYPSPLNYYNFPKSCCTSVNEVICHGIPDRRPLQEGDILNVDITVYHNGFHGDLNETFYIGEVDEEAKKLVQTTYECLMQAIDSVKPGIRYRELGNIIQKHAQANGFSVVRSYCGHGIHRLFHTAPNVPHYAKNKAVGVMKPGHVFTIEPMICEGGWQDETWPDGWTAVTRDGKRSAQFEHTLLVTETGCEILTRRLEDNGRAHFLNQV, encoded by the exons ATGGCGAGCATCGAGGCTAGAAGGGAGTGTGAGACAGATGGCTGCGGCCAAGACGCCAAACTTCAGTGTCCCACATGTATCAAGCTTGGTATTCAAGGCTCCTATTTCTGTTCACAG GAATGTTTCAAAGGGAGCTGGGTGTCTCACAAGTTGCTGCACAAAAAAGCAA AGGAGGACAAGAACCAGAATGAATCTAAGAACTGTGTGGAGAATAACATCAACACAGACCCATGGCCGGGCTACCGCTACACAGGAAAACTACACCCTTACTACCCACTG ACTCCCATGAGGCCCGTGCCCGGTGACATCCAACGACCTGACTATGCTGATCATCCCAGAG GGATATCTGAGTCTGAGCAGTTTCTGAAGGGGACGTCACAGATCAAGATCCTTTGTCCTGAGGACATTGAAGCCATGAGAGTAGTGAGCAAG ctAGCACGGGAAGTCCTGGACATTGCAGCCGTATTGGTGAAACCAGGTGCTACAACAGAAGAAATCGACCATGCTGTGCatctg GCTTGCATTGCAAGGAACTGCTACCCCTCCCCCCTCAACTACTACAACTTCCCCAAATCCTGCTGCACGTCTGTCAATGAAGTCATCTGCCATGGCATCCCAGACCGAAGACCATTACAAGAAGGAGATATCCTCAATG TTGACATTACCGTCTACCACAACGGTTTCCATGGTGACCTCAACGAGACCTTCTATATCGGCGAAGTAGATGAAGAAGCAAAGAAACTGGTTCAGACCACATATGAATGCCTTATGCAAGCCATCGACTCCG tgaaGCCTGGCATTCGCTACAGAGAATTAGGTAACATCATTCAGAAGCACGCTCAGGCCAACGGCTTCTCGGTGGTGCGGAGCTACTGTGGTCACGGTATCCATAGACTTTTCCACACTGCTCCCAATGTGCCACATTATGCCA AAAATAAAGCAGTTGGAGTTATGAAGCCTGGCCACGTGTTTACCATTGAGCCCATGATATGTGAAG GTGGCTGGCAAGACGAGACGTGGCCCGATGGCTGGACGGCGGTGACCAGAGACGGGAAGCGCTCGGCTCAGTTCGAACACACCCTGCTGGTGACGGAGACCGGCTGCGAGATCCTCACCCGCCGCTTGGAGGACAACGGTCGCGCTCATTTCCTTAACCAAGTGTAG
- the LOC116042446 gene encoding alcohol dehydrogenase 1: MATVGKVIKCKAAVAWEPNKPLVIEEIEVAPPQANEVRIKIVATGVCHTDLYHLFEGMHKDGFPAVLGHEGAGIVESVGPGVIEFQPGDKVIPLFIYQCRECRFCKSPKTNQCEKGWAADRYDVMASAESRFTCKGKKILQFMGTSTFSEYTVVNQMAVAKIDPTAPLDKVCLLGCGVCTGYGAAVNTAKVEPGSTCAVFGLGAVGLAAVMGCKAAGAKKIIAVDINPEKFEKAKVFGATDFLNPKDHSKPISQVLSKMTNGGVDFSLECVGNVGVMRSALESCVKGWGVSVLVGWTDLYDVATRPIQLIAGRTWKGSLFGGFKSKDGVPQMVKAYLDKKVKLDEFVTHNMTLAQVNDAIELMKHGECIRTVLSVSPQ; this comes from the exons atggccacaGTTGGTAAG GTAATCAAGTGCAAGGCAGCAGTGGCGTGGGAGCCCAACAAGCCTTTGGTGATTGAGGAGATTGAGGTAGCCCCGCCCCAAGCCAACGAGGTCCGCATCAAG ATTGTTGCAACTGGAGTGTGCCACACGGACCTGTATCATCTGTTTGAAGGTATGCATAAAGATGGTTTCCCAGCAGTCCTTGGCCATGAGGGAGCTGGCATCGTAGAGAGCGTCGGGCCTGGAGTCATTGAATTTCAACCAG GAGACAAGGTGATTCCTCTATTCATCTACCAGTGTAGAGAATGTCGCTTCTGTAAAAGTCCCAAAACCAACCAGTGTGAGAAAGGATG GGCTGCTGATCGTTATGATGTGATGGCATCAGCAGAATCCAGGTTTACCTGTAAGGGGAAGAAGATTCTGCAGTTTATGGGAACTAGTACCTTCTCTGAGTACACTGTGGTTAACCAGATGGCTGTGGCGAAAATCGACCCCACTGCCCCTCTGGACAAAGTCTGTCTCCTTGgatgtggggtctgcacaggaTATGGAGCCGCGGTTAATACTGCTAAG GTGGAACCGGGCTCCACATGTGCTGTGTTTGGCCTTGGAGCTGTGGGTTTGGCTGCAGTCATGGGCTGCAAGGCTGCAGGAGCCAAGAAGATTATCGCTGTTGACATCAATCCAGAGAAGTTTGAGAAGGCCAAGGTGTTTGGAGCGACAGACTTCCTGAACCCCAAGGATCACAGCAAACCCATCAGCCAAGTGCTGTCTAAGATGACTAACGGAGGAGTGGACTTCTCTCTGGAATGTGTTGGGAATGTGGGAGTCATG CGCAGTGCCTTGGAGTCCTGTGTGAAAGGTTGGGGTGTCAGTGTGCTGGTTGGCTGGACGGACTTGTACGACGTTGCTACCCGACCCATTCAGCTCATCGCTGGACGCACATGGAAGGGCTCCCTGTTTGGAG GATTTAAGAGTAAGGATGGCGTGCCTCAGATGGTTAAAGCCTACCTGGACAAGAAGGTGAAGTTGGATGAGTTCGTCACTCACAACATGACTTTGGCCCAGGTCAATGATGCCATTGAACTGATGAAGCATGGCGAATG CATCCGGACAGTCCTGAGCGTTTCTCCACAATAA